GCCCGTTATGCAGCTTAATAAACTCCGTCACTGTTTGGGGACTCGATACGTCGAGGTGCTTAGTTGAGTTTTTCATGTAATACCGCTAGCACACCTCAAACAGTGACTTTGCTCAACTGCATGGATTGGGCTTCAGGCGGAAAAGGCGCAGGATTGCCCCCAGCGGCATAGGATTTAGCTCTTCCACAAGCATCAGGCCGCAGGAATCGTCTAGGTGGACGAATGAACTATAAACCTCATCGGATCGCTGTACGATCAATCACACACAAAAGATCAAGCCTCACCCGAAAATAATCACATCCGCGCTAGCCTGGGCACCACTTTAGTAGTTGACTGAATGGTTCATTCATTTATTAAAGAGGCGTGCCACGTTTAAAGGCCAACATTTCGGGCAAGCGATTGAAGGAACTGGCGGAAGCCGCGTTGGACGTCTTTTGTCGGCAGGGCTACGAGCGGTCCCAGGTCGCGGACGTCTCCAAAGCGATGGGTGTGGCCGCTGGCACGATCTACCTCTATGTCGAGGGCAAGGAAGCGCTCTTTGATCTCGTGATCCGTCACACCGCCGCTGAGGACCCAGAATGGCTGGAGGACCTGGAGATCCCAGTACCTACACCCGCACCCGGTTCCACTCTGGAGTTCCTGAAAGAGGTTCTCGGCCGCAAGGGGCAATGGCCTGTTCTGGAAAAGGCGTTACGATCTCCCTCTGCCGCACACATCCGAACAGAACTCGATCAGGTGCTGCGCGAGCAGTATCGCCTAATGACTCGGCATCGTGCCGGACTCGTCCTGCTCATGCGATCGGCACTCGAGTTCCCCGGCCTCGCGGATGTGTTCATTTTTGGACTTCGGAAACGTCTGCTCGAAGGGCTAGGCAAGTATCTCACCTCCCGAATCAGCGCCGGACAACTACGAGGCGTCGCGGACGTGACTGCCACTGTGGCAGTCCTCACTCAAACGATCGCCTGGGCGAATCTCCAAAGACCCTTTGACCCGGGTCTCGCTGGGTTCTCGGAGCAGGCCATCGAAGACGCCACGGTGGATCTCATCGTCAGCGGACTACTCACTTCCCCATTCCCCACATGAAAG
The DNA window shown above is from Verrucomicrobiales bacterium and carries:
- a CDS encoding TetR/AcrR family transcriptional regulator, whose amino-acid sequence is MPRLKANISGKRLKELAEAALDVFCRQGYERSQVADVSKAMGVAAGTIYLYVEGKEALFDLVIRHTAAEDPEWLEDLEIPVPTPAPGSTLEFLKEVLGRKGQWPVLEKALRSPSAAHIRTELDQVLREQYRLMTRHRAGLVLLMRSALEFPGLADVFIFGLRKRLLEGLGKYLTSRISAGQLRGVADVTATVAVLTQTIAWANLQRPFDPGLAGFSEQAIEDATVDLIVSGLLTSPFPT